The Arachis hypogaea cultivar Tifrunner chromosome 14, arahy.Tifrunner.gnm2.J5K5, whole genome shotgun sequence genome has a segment encoding these proteins:
- the LOC112744185 gene encoding B3 domain-containing transcription factor VRN1 gives MTLYERGFFKILVQSFQHELKIPKAFVKEYWRGVSNPIVLKLPNTLKQRVYWIQKNEDEIWLEEGWEQVVKDFGLEHSQFLTFDYKRRSCFEVKIYPMNDSEIMPPHHQICFFQVLVHNKFHQKLMVPKGANEYWKRISNPIKLVLPYGVERKVNWTKRGENIWLEQGWKKVVELCGLSYEWLLTFDYNGMSRFEVKVYDTTTLRVAYYKEYDVENNKDVDETENDDDDDDDDDDDDDDDDDEFVQEHFKRKKTNKVNGSNRNPSFKIRIQESYVGSTCVAIPATFERKHLEEGPIRMIVGNRAWTVCYKTWRGRARYRKHKLQSGWLRFRRENNLAVGDVCVFELTSEFPQTMIVRVQSG, from the exons ATGACTTTATATGAAAGAggtttttttaaaattcttgttCAAAGCTTTCAGCATGAGTTG AAAATTCCTAAAGCTTTTGTGAAAGAATATTGGAGAGGAGTATCAAATCCTATAGTGTTAAAGCTACCAAACACTCTTAAACAAAGAGTATATTGGATTCAAAAGAATGAAGATGAAATTTGGTTGGAAGAAGGTTGGGAACAAGTTGTGAAAGATTTTGGCTTAGAACATTCTCAATTTTTGACTTTTGACTATAAAAGACGGTCTTGCTTTGAAGTCAAAATATATCCTATGAATGATTCTGAGATAATGCCTCCTCATCATCAAATATGTTTCTTTCAGGTTCTTGTTCACAACAAGTTTCACCAAAAGCTG atGGTTCCTAAAGGTGCAAATGAATATTGGAAAAGAATCTCAAACCCTATAAAGTTGGTGTTACCTTATGGTGTTGAAAGGAAAGTGAATTGGACCAAAAGAGGAGAAAATATTTGGTTGGAACAAGGTTGGAAAAAGGTTGTGGAGTTGTGTGGTTTGAGTTACGAGTGGTTGTTGACTTTTGACTACAATGGAATGTCTCGTTTTGAAGTCAAAGTATATGATACCACTACTTTAAGGGTAGCTTATTATAAGGAGTATGATGTTGAGAATAACAAAGATGTTGATGAAACTGagaacgatgatgatgatgatgatgatgatgatgatgatgatgatgatgatgatgatgagtttgtTCAAGAACACTTCAAGAGAAAGAAGACCAACAAAG TTAATGGGAGCAATAGGAATCCCAGTTTCAAGATTCGAATTCAAGAATCATATGTTGGGTCAACATGCGTG GCAATACCAGCAACGTTTGAAAGGAAGCATTTGGAGGAAGGACCGATTCGCATGATTGTGGGTAATAGAGCTTGGACTGTGTGCTACAAAACTTGGAGAGGAAGGGCCAGATATCGCAAACACAAATTGCAAAGTGGGTGGCTCAGATTTAGAAGAGAGAACAATTTAGCGGTTGGTGATGTTTGTGTCTTTGAGTTAACTAGCGAATTTCCTCAGACAATGATTGTCAGAGTGCAGAGTGGATGA
- the LOC112743223 gene encoding protein MAIN-LIKE 1-like, with protein MGDDPGRLYRLDGVAHIAGVINDEPRRCISSVRRQQGMRLDERYVPYLQMAGLYHLARLNDRWFRLDEPLVSAFVERWRPETHTFHMPFGECTITLQDVAYQLGLPVDGDYVSGCLTDFHLYIEGGRPAWQWFHELLGVLPPENQVQKFAVNCTWFQETFAECPDGADEETVRRFVRAYIMMLLGTQLFADKSGNRIHIRWLPYVARLEEMGRYSWGSAALAWLYRCMCRVANRHVVKLAGPLQLLQSWIFWRFPTLRPSGYDEISWPLASRWSGYNPGISNKGPRVQMARLKIDLLQPRQFIWMPYSALDVIQVVHPEVLEPRHTMLWRCRTSLIYFAVVEWHQVDRVLPQFGGVQPIPSPALNIDFLMSKDGRGGDRWFPAQYADWHVHWQERAEHILQFDIVPDPGPSHDFLTWWYQHGKRFLSPEMLLGDPRGIPIPDEATQRGAGRLPDMDRVEDVPDRRRIERRARVGTRRSQREWIGADLAMDDVEPPVRGGGRVRGRGGRRRVGAAREGAQMPMGGDVAGVDRAHRGGHEGGSRGSGMGDPTTHTDAGLGGGGLGDYFVGVPGDDHTLQESTPWVSPSSMFGDLLASDGIVAEFGGPHFLDDIRTIMQEDEAAAGRVQTTGTQPPLDVDLNEPATVAPPHPFAMGGTPASVQTVGSHSVAGPSSSRPVHSARVSPIQPVPDDSDESIEDEEPLIRRSFRTRVPRRCGTGSHLFR; from the exons atgggggacgatccgggaaggctttatcgtttggatggagttgCGCACATCGCCGGtgtcatcaacgacgag CCTCGTCGTTGCATATCCAGCGTTAGGCGGCAGCAGGGGATGCGTCTTGATGAGAGGTACGTTCCGTACCTGCAGATGGCCGGATTGtaccatcttgcgagactgaaTGACAGATGGTTCCGACTAGATGAGCCCCTAGTCAGCGCATTCGTCGAGAGGTGGCGGCctgagacgcacaccttccaCATGCCTTTCGGAGAGTGCACCATCACTCTTCAGGACGTCGCATACCAGCTGGGGTTGCCAGTGGACGGAGATTACGTTAGTGGTTGCCTGACAGACTTCCACCTTTATATTGAGGGTGGGAGACCTGCTTGGCAGTGGTTCCATGAGTTGCTCGGTGTTTTACCTCCCGAAAACCAGGTGCAGAAATTCGCAGTCAACTGCACCTGGTTTCAGGAGACATTTGCAGAGTGTCCAGACGGGGCTGATGAGGAGACAGTTAGGCGCTTTGTCCGGGCCTATATCATGATGTTATTGGGCACGCAGCTCtttgccgacaagtccggcaaTCGTATACACATCAGATGGCTACCTTATGTTGCTCGGCTTGAGGAGATGGGTCGCTACAGTTGGGGGTCGGCGGCACTTGCATGGTTGTACAGGTGCATGTGCCGAGTCGCCAACAGACATGTGGTGAAGTTAGCTGGCCCTTTACAGTTACTACAGTCTTGGATATTCTGGAGGTTTCCCACTCTTAGACCATCTGGGTATGATGAGATTAGCTGGCCCCTTGCCTCGAG ATGGTCTGGTTACAATCCTGGGATTAGCAACAAGGGACCTCGGGTACAGATGGCTCGCCTGAAGATCGACTTGTTACAGCCTCGGCAG tTCATATGGATGCCCTATAGCGCACTAGACGTCATCCAGGTTGTACATCCGGAGGTCTTGGAGCCTCGGCATACGATGTTATGGCGGTGCAGGACGTCCCTGATTTACTTTGCGGTTGTGGAGTGGCATCAGGTTGATAGAGTTTTACCTCAGTTTGGCGGCGTTCAGCCCATACCGTCTCCCGCCTTGAACATCGACTTCTTGATGTCGAAGGATGGGAGAGGAGGTGACCGTTGGTTCCCGGCACAGTACGCTGACTGGCACGTTCACTGGCAGGAGCGTGCGGAGCACATTCTACAGTTTGACATCGTCCCCGACCCCGGTCCGTCACACGATTTCTTGACATGGTGGTATCAGCACGGAAAGAGGTTTCTGTCGCCGGAGATGTTATTGGGGGATCCGAGAGGTATTCCTATTCCAGATGAGGCTACGCAGAGGGGTGCAGGTCGACTTCCAGATATGGACCGGGTCGAGGACGTTCCCGACAGACGTCGTATTGAGCGGAGAGCTCGAGTTGGGACACGTCGTAGCCAGCGGGAGTGGATCGGGGCGGATCTTGCTATGGATGACGTCGAACCCCCAGTTAGGGGTGGCGGGAGAGTTCGTGGTCGTGGAGGCAGGAGGAGAGTGGGTGCTGCTAGAGAGGGTGCCCAGATGCCTATGGGAGGTGATGTTGCGGGGGTTGATAGGGCCCATCGGGGCGGACATGAGGGTGGGTCGCGTGGATCTGGTATGGGAGATCCGACGACTCACACTGATGCTGGGCTTGGTGGTGGAGGTCTTGGAGATTACTTCGTAGGTGTTCCCGGTGATGATCATACCCTCCAGGAGAGTACTCCATGGGTGAGTCCGAGCTCGATGTTTGGAGACTTGCTTGCTAGTGATGGCATTGTGGCCGAGTTTGGTGGACCGCATTTCCTTGACGATATCCGGACCATCATGCAGGAGGATGAGGCAGCAGCCGGACGGGTTCAGACGACAGGGACACAGCCACCCCTGGATGTGGATCTGAACGAGCCTGCCACGGTAGCTCCCCCGCATCCTTTTGCCATGGGTGGGACCCCAGCATCGGTCCAGACTGTTGGGTCACATTCAGTTGCCGGCCCGTCATCATCCAGACCCGTGCATTCTGCGCGTGTGAGCCCGATACAGCCAGTTCCGGATGACAGCGACGAGTCTATTGAGGATGAGGAGCCACTTATACGGAGGAGTTTCCGGACACGGGTGCCACGCCGTTGCGGCACTGGATCGCACCTATTTAGATGA